A DNA window from Acidobacteriota bacterium contains the following coding sequences:
- the peaB gene encoding quinohemoprotein amine dehydrogenase maturation protein codes for MTLGLREFHSFEAAGRRYLYLVPSAAVFALDDCSEAILQELGRGPLPVADVARNLSNRFDAAEVTDTIAELQRVRALGEMRAKPDKPQPKIVPLRPVPLQTLVVNVTNQCNLACTYCYEYGEDKIVDTANGQQPKFMSEETARESVEFALRESRENKHAHITFFGGETLMNFPVLKATIAYARRRAAEVGKDIDFSLTTNATLLQPEVIEFLANERVGVTISIDGPEEMQDKFRVFNNGQGSYAMAAPKIKALLQRHRTRPVGARVTLTRQTLDVRRIYHHLTEELGFWEVGFAPVTTAPGRDYAISDGGFDHLLEQFRALAADYLAASLRNRHHGFSNVRETLQEIHHGHAKAYPCGAGIGLMGVSTDGRVALCHRFAGSDDHGLGTVTDGISWEKQQAFLDTHHVANKTDCQTCWARPICAGGCYHEANTRYGSTASPNLHYCEWIRGWTHTCLEIYGELAARNPEFLAQFDDAPTEKVS; via the coding sequence GTGACCCTCGGCCTGCGCGAGTTCCACTCGTTCGAGGCGGCCGGCCGGCGCTACCTCTACCTCGTGCCCAGTGCGGCGGTGTTCGCGCTGGACGATTGCTCCGAGGCGATCCTGCAGGAATTGGGGCGCGGCCCGCTGCCGGTGGCCGATGTGGCCCGCAACCTGTCGAATCGATTCGACGCCGCCGAAGTCACCGACACGATTGCCGAACTGCAGCGCGTCCGCGCACTCGGCGAGATGAGGGCCAAGCCGGATAAGCCACAGCCGAAGATTGTCCCGCTGCGCCCCGTGCCGCTGCAGACACTGGTGGTGAACGTCACCAACCAGTGCAACCTGGCCTGCACCTACTGCTACGAGTACGGCGAGGACAAGATTGTCGACACCGCCAACGGCCAGCAACCGAAGTTCATGAGCGAAGAGACCGCCCGCGAGAGCGTCGAGTTCGCGTTGCGCGAGTCGCGCGAGAACAAGCACGCGCACATCACCTTCTTCGGCGGTGAAACGCTGATGAACTTCCCGGTGCTCAAGGCGACCATTGCCTACGCCCGCCGGCGGGCTGCCGAAGTCGGCAAGGACATCGACTTCAGCCTCACCACCAACGCCACGCTGCTGCAGCCGGAGGTGATCGAGTTCCTGGCCAACGAGCGGGTCGGCGTCACGATCTCAATCGACGGCCCGGAAGAGATGCAGGACAAGTTCCGCGTCTTCAACAACGGCCAGGGCAGCTACGCGATGGCCGCGCCGAAGATCAAGGCGCTGCTGCAGCGGCACCGCACGCGGCCGGTGGGCGCCCGGGTCACGCTGACTCGGCAGACGCTCGACGTCCGCCGCATCTATCACCATCTGACCGAGGAATTGGGATTCTGGGAAGTCGGGTTCGCGCCGGTGACCACGGCGCCCGGCCGCGACTACGCCATTTCGGACGGCGGCTTCGACCACCTGCTCGAGCAGTTCCGCGCGCTGGCCGCCGACTACCTGGCGGCGTCGCTGCGGAACCGGCATCACGGCTTTTCGAACGTGCGCGAGACGCTGCAGGAGATTCATCACGGCCACGCCAAGGCGTATCCGTGCGGCGCCGGCATCGGCCTGATGGGCGTGTCGACCGACGGCCGCGTGGCCTTGTGTCATCGTTTCGCCGGTTCCGACGACCACGGCCTCGGCACCGTCACCGACGGCATCTCGTGGGAGAAGCAGCAGGCGTTTCTCGACACGCACCACGTTGCCAACAAGACCGATTGCCAGACCTGCTGGGCGCGCCCGATTTGCGCCGGCGGCTGTTACCACGAAGCCAACACGCGTTACGGCTCAACAGCATCGCCGAACCTGCACTACTGCGAGTGGATTCGCGGCTGGACCCACACCTGCCTTGAAATCTACGGCGAGTTGGCGGCGCGCAACCCAGAATTCCTGGCCCAGTTTGACGACGCACCAACGGAGAAGGTGTCATGA
- a CDS encoding DUF5916 domain-containing protein: MPLVLVVLLLSLARFADAQTAAGPAIVSRTANDHVTVRAVRVTEPLRIDGRLDESVYADVESITGFIQQEPQEGQPATEKTEAWILFDDVNLYISARNWNSQPEREIANELRRDNANILGNDNFTFVIDPLHDRRNGYLFQTNPLGALRDMTVTDDQQNSAWNGIWYVETGHFEHGWTMEVAIPFKSLRYSGSGPQTWGINLRRLVKWKNEFSYLSLVPAALGTVGVSRMASAATVVGIETPAESKNIEFKPYAVATSTTNRTATLPFDNDGDFNAGLDFKYGLTRSLILDATYRTDFAQVEEDLQQINLTRFSVFFPEKRDFFIEGQGIFDFGGVQAGNSPGDVPLLFFSRQIGISQGQAVPVLGGARLTGRQGPFSIGVLNIQTDDQPSARAVSTNFSALRVKRNLLRRSNVGVMATRRGPAIGGTGAPSYTFGADATLLFFKSINVTSYYAMTSVPGRTGGNVTGTSYRGRFDYTDDRYGASAEHMLIDKTFAPEVGYVRRTDVRRSFGQARFSPRPRASAFVRKYTWQGGVEYVTDASATTLQSRDVSGLFRIDFQSSDQASIDLSREYELLPAPFVIAPGVVVPAGGYTDGTVRLGYTLGQQRKVSGRLSAATGTLYGGTKSVVSYSGRWGVVPQLSLEPSVALNWVSLPYGDFTARLVSSRFTITPSARMLISSLVQFNVDTQTLSSSARLRWEYTGGSELFVVYSDGRDTSATGFPLLQNRTFAVKATRLLRR, translated from the coding sequence ATGCCCCTCGTTCTCGTTGTCTTACTGCTGAGCCTCGCCCGGTTCGCCGACGCTCAGACCGCCGCCGGACCCGCCATTGTCAGTCGCACGGCGAACGACCACGTGACGGTGCGCGCCGTGCGCGTCACTGAGCCATTACGGATCGACGGCCGCCTCGACGAAAGCGTCTATGCCGACGTGGAGTCAATCACCGGCTTCATCCAGCAGGAACCGCAAGAAGGCCAGCCGGCCACCGAGAAGACCGAGGCGTGGATCCTGTTTGACGATGTGAATCTGTATATCAGCGCGAGGAACTGGAACTCGCAGCCAGAGCGGGAGATCGCCAACGAGCTGCGCCGCGACAACGCCAACATTCTCGGCAACGACAACTTCACGTTCGTGATCGACCCGCTGCACGATCGCCGCAACGGCTACCTGTTCCAGACCAATCCGCTCGGCGCGTTGCGCGACATGACCGTGACCGACGACCAGCAGAACTCGGCGTGGAACGGCATCTGGTACGTCGAGACCGGCCATTTCGAGCACGGCTGGACCATGGAGGTGGCCATCCCCTTCAAGTCGTTGCGCTACAGTGGCAGCGGGCCACAGACCTGGGGCATCAACCTGCGCCGCCTGGTGAAATGGAAGAACGAGTTTTCCTATTTGTCGCTCGTGCCGGCGGCGCTCGGCACGGTGGGAGTCAGCCGCATGGCGTCGGCCGCGACGGTGGTCGGCATCGAGACGCCGGCGGAGTCCAAGAACATCGAATTCAAGCCGTATGCGGTCGCTACGTCTACGACCAACCGGACTGCGACGCTGCCGTTCGACAACGACGGCGACTTCAACGCCGGACTTGACTTCAAGTACGGCCTGACACGCAGCCTGATTCTCGACGCGACCTATCGCACGGACTTTGCTCAGGTGGAGGAGGACCTCCAGCAGATCAACCTCACGAGATTCAGCGTCTTCTTTCCCGAGAAGCGGGACTTCTTCATCGAGGGGCAGGGCATCTTCGACTTCGGCGGCGTGCAGGCGGGCAACAGTCCCGGCGACGTGCCGCTGCTGTTCTTCAGCCGCCAGATCGGGATCAGCCAGGGCCAGGCGGTGCCCGTGCTCGGCGGCGCCCGGCTGACCGGTCGCCAGGGCCCCTTCAGCATTGGCGTCCTCAACATCCAGACCGACGACCAGCCGTCGGCGCGGGCGGTGTCGACCAACTTTTCGGCCTTGCGCGTAAAGCGCAACCTGTTGCGCCGCAGCAACGTGGGCGTGATGGCGACCCGGCGTGGCCCGGCCATCGGCGGCACCGGCGCGCCCAGCTACACCTTTGGCGCGGATGCCACGCTGTTGTTCTTCAAGAGCATCAACGTGACCAGCTATTACGCCATGACCAGCGTGCCGGGCCGGACTGGTGGGAACGTGACCGGCACCAGCTATCGCGGCCGCTTCGACTACACCGACGACCGCTATGGGGCGTCCGCCGAGCACATGTTGATCGACAAGACCTTCGCCCCGGAGGTCGGTTACGTCAGGCGCACCGACGTGCGGCGCAGCTTCGGCCAGGCGCGCTTCAGTCCGCGGCCACGCGCCAGCGCATTCGTTCGCAAGTACACCTGGCAGGGTGGTGTGGAATACGTCACCGATGCGTCGGCGACCACCCTGCAAAGCCGCGACGTGTCGGGTTTGTTTCGAATCGACTTTCAGTCGAGCGATCAGGCCAGCATCGACCTGTCGCGCGAGTACGAGTTGCTGCCCGCCCCGTTTGTCATTGCGCCAGGTGTCGTGGTGCCCGCGGGTGGCTACACCGATGGCACGGTGCGGCTGGGTTACACGCTCGGGCAACAGCGCAAGGTGTCGGGCCGGTTGTCGGCCGCCACCGGCACGTTGTATGGCGGCACGAAGTCGGTGGTGTCGTACAGCGGGCGCTGGGGCGTCGTGCCACAGTTGTCGCTGGAGCCGAGCGTCGCACTCAATTGGGTCAGCCTGCCGTACGGCGACTTCACCGCCCGGCTGGTAAGCTCGCGCTTCACGATCACGCCGAGCGCGCGGATGCTGATCAGCAGCCTGGTCCAATTCAATGTTGACACCCAGACCCTGAGTTCAAGTGCGCGGTTGCGGTGGGAATACACTGGCGGCAGCGAGCTGTTCGTGGTCTACAGCGACGGCCGCGACACCTCGGCCACCGGCTTTCCGCTGCTGCAGAACCGAACCTTTGCGGTCAAGGCGACGCGGCTCCTGCGACGGTAG
- the qhpC gene encoding quinohemoprotein amine dehydrogenase subunit gamma — protein sequence MKHLTAINRKATRMEEVTRDTAKDVVALQQGPPQQPEPPHIPNGCSLVFSPGWEADRNGGTAGLCQPVERDLFDCHMGCFWPAQVPDQLNHAPDWTAKCAAAQKDWRKIDLIFPDEKK from the coding sequence ATGAAGCATCTGACTGCGATCAATCGCAAGGCCACGCGGATGGAAGAGGTCACCAGGGACACCGCCAAGGATGTCGTGGCGTTGCAGCAGGGACCGCCGCAGCAGCCCGAGCCGCCGCACATTCCCAACGGGTGCTCGCTCGTGTTCTCACCCGGCTGGGAAGCCGATCGCAACGGCGGCACCGCCGGGTTGTGCCAGCCGGTCGAACGCGACCTGTTCGACTGCCACATGGGTTGCTTCTGGCCGGCGCAGGTGCCCGACCAGTTGAACCACGCGCCCGACTGGACCGCGAAGTGTGCGGCCGCGCAAAAAGACTGGCGCAAGATTGATTTGATCTTCCCGGACGAGAAGAAGTGA
- a CDS encoding ABC transporter ATP-binding protein has product MDRRAFAYLVPYWRRLVLVLVISLISTAATLAMPYLSKDLIDNALIGRDPVALRRIVLMFAALGVVGFGLNVVSGLRYTRVSAEILFDMRLSMYAHLQRLSPRFYARTRLGDIVSRLNNDISEIQRVAAEAALAWVGNVLFLAGSLVMMIWLDWRLSLMALAPLPISLIALGFYRRRLEGRIADLRQRSSDIGSFLIETLQATSLVVASNAQVRERARFGGLNGAFIDALMRMQRVTYFAGGLPGTVLSIGSAVAFFYGGMRVIDGTLTLGTMGAFLAYQMRVFAPAQALMGLYASLTTAKVSWNRVREILDAPVDVQERQDARALPQCRGEVQFEAVTLGTDRQSIVLDAVTFTARPGECVALVGGSGVGKSTLAYLATRLLDPDSGVVRLDGHDLRDLQLDDLRRHVVLVEQEPTLFHASVADNIRYVRPAATDAEVMRAAEAAGIARFIAALPSGFATLVGERGLALSAGERQRIALARAFLADPAVLVLDEPTAALDAIAQRQVIDGYQAVMKGRTTLLITHRRELAMAADRVVVLEGARVVDEGRPQELAGRSGVFARLFEIDHPAGIDA; this is encoded by the coding sequence GTGGACCGACGCGCGTTCGCCTATCTCGTTCCATACTGGCGGCGCCTCGTCCTGGTTCTCGTCATCAGCCTGATCAGTACGGCCGCCACCCTGGCGATGCCGTACCTGTCCAAGGATCTCATCGACAACGCGCTCATCGGCCGCGACCCCGTCGCCCTTCGCCGCATCGTCCTGATGTTCGCGGCGCTCGGTGTGGTGGGCTTTGGGTTGAACGTGGTGAGCGGCCTGCGCTACACCCGCGTGTCGGCGGAGATCCTGTTCGATATGCGGCTGTCGATGTACGCGCATCTGCAGCGGCTGTCGCCCCGCTTCTACGCCCGCACCCGGCTGGGCGACATCGTGTCGCGCTTGAACAATGACATCAGCGAGATCCAGCGGGTCGCGGCCGAGGCAGCGCTGGCCTGGGTCGGTAACGTGCTGTTCCTGGCCGGCAGCCTGGTGATGATGATTTGGCTCGACTGGCGGCTGTCGCTGATGGCGCTGGCGCCCCTGCCGATCAGCCTGATCGCCCTCGGCTTTTACCGTCGCCGGCTCGAAGGCCGCATCGCCGACCTTCGACAGCGCAGCAGCGACATCGGCAGCTTCCTGATCGAGACGTTGCAGGCCACGTCGCTGGTGGTCGCCTCCAACGCCCAGGTTCGCGAGCGCGCCCGCTTCGGGGGCCTGAACGGCGCCTTCATCGACGCGCTGATGCGCATGCAGCGCGTCACCTACTTTGCCGGCGGCCTGCCGGGCACCGTGTTGTCAATCGGTTCCGCGGTCGCGTTCTTCTATGGTGGCATGCGCGTGATCGACGGCACGTTGACGCTGGGAACGATGGGCGCGTTTCTGGCCTACCAGATGCGGGTGTTCGCGCCGGCGCAGGCCCTGATGGGGCTCTACGCCAGCCTCACCACGGCCAAGGTGTCGTGGAACCGGGTGCGCGAGATCCTCGATGCGCCGGTGGACGTGCAAGAGCGGCAAGACGCCCGGGCCCTGCCACAGTGCCGCGGCGAGGTGCAGTTCGAGGCCGTGACGCTCGGGACCGATCGCCAGTCAATCGTCCTTGATGCGGTGACGTTCACGGCGCGGCCGGGTGAGTGCGTGGCACTGGTCGGCGGCAGTGGTGTCGGCAAGAGCACCCTGGCGTACCTCGCGACGCGACTGCTGGATCCGGATAGCGGGGTTGTTCGTCTCGACGGTCACGACCTGCGCGATTTGCAACTCGACGACCTCCGCCGGCACGTCGTCCTGGTCGAGCAGGAGCCGACGCTGTTCCATGCCAGCGTCGCCGACAACATCCGCTACGTCAGGCCCGCGGCGACCGATGCCGAGGTGATGCGGGCGGCCGAGGCAGCTGGCATTGCCCGGTTCATCGCGGCGCTGCCGAGCGGGTTTGCCACGCTGGTGGGCGAGCGCGGGCTCGCGCTGTCGGCCGGCGAGCGGCAGCGTATTGCGCTGGCGCGGGCGTTTCTCGCCGACCCGGCGGTCCTGGTCCTCGACGAACCAACCGCGGCGCTTGACGCGATCGCGCAGCGCCAGGTCATCGATGGCTACCAGGCGGTGATGAAGGGCCGCACCACCCTGCTGATCACGCATCGCCGCGAGCTGGCGATGGCCGCCGATCGCGTGGTCGTGCTCGAGGGCGCCCGGGTGGTCGACGAGGGCCGGCCGCAGGAGCTGGCCGGCCGATCCGGGGTGTTCGCGCGGCTGTTCGAGATCGATCACCCGGCGGGCATTGACGCATGA
- a CDS encoding ABC transporter permease, which produces MGFWEDIRFAARLLVKDKWFTLVAALALALGIGVNTTVFTFVNAVLIRGLPIDEPDSVMAMRSFDPVRNNEMGVSYLDFRDWRDTTRTFESLAAFTGTAANVSDEGQLPEQFNGTYLSASSFSIMRQRPALGRDFLPEDDRPGAAAVVLLGHGMWQNRYGSAPNVIGRTIRINDVPSVVIGVMPEGFKFPQNADLWQPLSVINGLEQQKRNSRGLSVFGRLAAGVTRDQAQGELINIGRQLTADYPDTNQDVQPKVLTFNEFMNGGPIRAVFLSLMGAVAFVLLIACANVANLLLARSTQRGREISVRISLGATRWRVIRQLLIESVLLATISGVIGLAISFVGIRLFDQATQDVGRPYWIQFTMDGSVFAYLAAICLGTGVLFGLAPALHISKTDVNEVLKEGGRSGTAGVRARRWTGALIVGELALTVVLLAGAAFMMRNFVTMYSLDLGIDTSKLLVMRLSLPERKYPALEQRLAFYQQIEERLKSNSRIESVTIASHPPMQGGFLRRLTLDGKPLEQGQQAPNVTMLTVDPRYFATIGAPLVRGRGLTDEDGMIGREAAIINQRFAQLHFPNEDPIGRRIVLSIDLQGGAAPAGGIPVSLAATIVGIAPNVRQRDFQLPDPDPIAYLPFRTDPRAFMTLLVRSQSDPTAMAPILREEVRAIDADLPLFGIMTMDRSLAQARWPFRVFGTMFAVFACIALALSAIGLYAVTAYSVTQRTQEVGVRMALGAQSNQVTWLFLRQSFVQLAIGLTLGVAGAYGVGRLFQSTELLVQTTAGDPLTIGGIAVLLAVVAVAACVWPARRATFLDPLIALRHD; this is translated from the coding sequence ATGGGATTTTGGGAAGACATTCGCTTCGCGGCCCGACTGCTGGTCAAGGACAAGTGGTTCACGCTGGTCGCCGCCCTGGCGCTGGCCCTTGGCATTGGCGTGAACACCACGGTGTTCACGTTCGTGAACGCGGTGCTGATTCGCGGCCTGCCGATTGACGAGCCCGACAGCGTGATGGCCATGCGGTCGTTCGACCCGGTGCGCAATAACGAAATGGGCGTGTCGTACCTGGACTTCAGGGATTGGCGCGACACCACGCGCACGTTCGAATCGCTGGCCGCCTTCACGGGCACTGCCGCCAACGTCAGCGACGAAGGCCAGCTGCCCGAGCAATTCAACGGCACCTACCTGAGCGCCAGCTCCTTCTCGATCATGCGTCAGCGGCCCGCACTCGGCCGTGATTTTCTGCCCGAGGACGACCGGCCGGGCGCCGCCGCGGTCGTGCTGCTCGGCCACGGCATGTGGCAGAACCGCTACGGCAGCGCCCCCAACGTGATCGGCCGCACGATCCGGATCAACGACGTGCCGTCGGTGGTGATCGGGGTGATGCCGGAAGGATTCAAGTTCCCGCAGAATGCCGACCTCTGGCAGCCGCTGTCGGTGATCAATGGGCTGGAGCAGCAGAAGCGCAACTCGCGCGGCCTGTCGGTGTTCGGACGGCTCGCGGCGGGCGTGACCCGCGACCAGGCACAAGGCGAGCTCATCAACATTGGCCGCCAGCTGACCGCCGACTACCCCGACACCAACCAGGACGTGCAGCCGAAGGTGCTGACGTTCAACGAGTTCATGAACGGCGGGCCGATTCGGGCGGTGTTCCTGTCGCTGATGGGCGCGGTGGCGTTCGTGCTGCTGATCGCCTGCGCCAACGTCGCCAACCTGCTGCTGGCGCGATCGACGCAGCGCGGGCGGGAGATCTCGGTCCGCATCTCGCTCGGCGCCACGCGCTGGCGCGTGATCCGGCAACTGCTGATCGAAAGCGTCCTGCTCGCGACGATCAGCGGCGTGATCGGCCTGGCCATCTCGTTCGTCGGCATCCGGCTGTTCGACCAGGCCACCCAGGACGTCGGCCGGCCCTACTGGATCCAGTTCACGATGGACGGCAGCGTCTTCGCGTACCTGGCGGCGATCTGCCTCGGCACCGGCGTGCTGTTCGGCCTGGCCCCGGCGCTGCACATCTCGAAGACCGACGTGAACGAAGTGCTGAAAGAAGGCGGACGGTCGGGCACCGCCGGCGTCCGCGCCCGCCGCTGGACCGGCGCGCTGATCGTCGGCGAACTGGCGCTCACCGTCGTCTTGCTGGCCGGCGCCGCGTTCATGATGCGCAACTTCGTCACCATGTACAGCCTCGACCTGGGCATCGACACGTCGAAACTACTCGTGATGCGGCTGTCGCTGCCAGAGCGGAAGTACCCGGCGCTCGAGCAGCGCCTCGCGTTCTACCAGCAGATCGAAGAGCGCCTGAAGTCGAACAGCCGCATCGAGTCGGTCACGATCGCCAGCCACCCGCCCATGCAGGGCGGCTTCCTGCGTCGGCTCACGCTCGACGGCAAGCCGCTCGAACAGGGCCAGCAGGCGCCAAATGTGACCATGTTGACCGTGGATCCGCGCTACTTCGCAACCATTGGCGCGCCGCTCGTGCGCGGCCGCGGGCTCACCGACGAGGACGGGATGATTGGCCGCGAGGCCGCCATCATCAACCAGCGCTTCGCGCAGCTGCACTTCCCGAACGAGGATCCGATCGGCCGCCGCATCGTGCTCAGCATCGACCTGCAGGGCGGCGCCGCGCCGGCCGGCGGCATTCCCGTCTCGCTGGCGGCGACCATCGTCGGGATCGCCCCCAACGTCCGGCAACGTGACTTCCAGCTGCCGGATCCCGATCCGATTGCCTACCTGCCCTTCCGCACCGATCCGCGCGCCTTTATGACACTGCTGGTGCGCAGCCAGAGCGACCCGACGGCGATGGCGCCGATCCTGCGCGAGGAAGTCCGCGCCATTGACGCCGACCTGCCGCTCTTCGGCATCATGACAATGGACCGGTCGCTGGCGCAGGCGCGCTGGCCGTTCCGCGTCTTCGGGACGATGTTCGCGGTCTTTGCGTGCATCGCGTTAGCGTTGTCGGCAATCGGCCTCTATGCCGTGACCGCCTACTCCGTGACGCAGCGCACGCAGGAGGTCGGCGTGCGCATGGCCCTTGGCGCGCAGTCGAACCAGGTGACCTGGCTGTTCCTGCGCCAGTCGTTCGTGCAATTGGCAATCGGGCTTACCCTCGGGGTGGCCGGCGCGTACGGCGTGGGCCGGCTGTTCCAGAGCACGGAGTTGCTGGTCCAGACCACGGCCGGCGATCCGCTGACGATCGGCGGCATCGCGGTGCTGCTGGCGGTGGTCGCAGTCGCCGCCTGCGTCTGGCCGGCGCGGCGCGCCACCTTCCTCGACCCGCTGATCGCGCTGCGGCACGATTGA
- a CDS encoding S8 family serine peptidase, which translates to MTRPVRVVLIDSGVHAAHPHVGGVSGGVGIDSSGDLHDDFVDRLGHGTAVAAVVREKAPAAEILIAKVFDRELAATGPALVAAGEWAIEQRADVVNLSLGTTNAQHEGALAVVVSRLRESGAVIIAAGPQDGVAWLPGRLPGVWSVTLDWSLPREQCRVAVSPAREVSFTASGFPRPIPGVPPEKNLKGLSFAVANVSGLVAALIANEPGTDPVDLLLRAVSTGRMG; encoded by the coding sequence ATGACCCGGCCGGTCAGGGTCGTCTTGATCGACAGCGGCGTGCACGCGGCCCATCCTCACGTCGGGGGTGTCAGTGGCGGGGTCGGCATCGATTCATCCGGGGATCTTCACGATGATTTCGTCGATCGCCTGGGCCACGGCACGGCGGTCGCCGCGGTGGTTCGCGAGAAGGCGCCGGCGGCTGAGATCCTGATCGCCAAAGTGTTCGATCGCGAGTTGGCCGCGACCGGGCCGGCGCTGGTGGCCGCGGGCGAGTGGGCGATTGAGCAACGCGCCGACGTCGTGAACCTCAGCCTGGGCACCACCAATGCGCAACACGAGGGCGCGCTGGCTGTGGTGGTCAGCCGCCTTCGCGAGTCCGGTGCGGTCATCATCGCGGCGGGACCGCAAGACGGTGTGGCGTGGCTGCCCGGGCGCTTGCCGGGCGTCTGGAGCGTGACGCTCGATTGGTCGCTGCCGCGAGAGCAGTGCCGGGTGGCCGTGAGTCCGGCCCGTGAAGTGTCTTTCACCGCCTCGGGTTTCCCGCGGCCGATTCCTGGCGTGCCGCCGGAGAAGAACCTGAAGGGTCTGAGCTTCGCCGTCGCTAACGTCAGCGGCTTGGTCGCGGCGTTAATCGCAAACGAACCGGGCACCGATCCGGTGGACCTGCTCTTGCGAGCGGTGTCGACCGGACGGATGGGCTGA
- the peaA gene encoding quinohemoprotein amine dehydrogenase subunit alpha, with protein MTLLAGVAATQQPPAAAPTAKPEEGIPVTDATVQKACGTCHRPDDKGQMSRISFQRNTPEGWQSTIQRMAALNGLSIDPATARQVVKYLSNNHGLAPEEAKPAAWEAERRLIDFKYTASADTESTCIRCHSMGRVISQRRTRGEWNLLMAMHRGWYPLVDNQAFRRNGPPPRDPSADGRPPDLRQPVEKAVDHLSGAFPLKTPEWTAWSATMRAARLEGTWTLSGWDAGKGAIFGRVTISADPAAPDEFTTATTYRVARTGETVTRTGRALVYTGFQWRGRSTTAAGADSAMREVMFVDRDWRQLEGRWFTGGYDEVGLDVRLDRVNADPRVLGTDRTALKQGATGQELKIYGANFPTGLRPADIDLGPGLTVTRIVSVTPDVATAAIDVAATAALGARDLFVAGASKPKALVVFDRVDTIKVKPDWAMARVGGTTFPKMLAQFEAWAFHNGADGRPDTPDDLSLGMVDAAWSMEEFAATYDDDDVKFVGALDAATGRFTPNVDGPNPARKGSRNNIGDVWVVATYAAEAGGGKPAGSIRARAHLLVTVPLYMRFDPTVGVP; from the coding sequence GTGACGTTGCTGGCGGGTGTGGCCGCCACACAGCAGCCGCCCGCGGCCGCGCCCACGGCCAAGCCTGAGGAGGGCATCCCGGTGACGGACGCCACCGTCCAGAAGGCGTGCGGCACCTGCCACCGGCCCGACGACAAGGGCCAGATGTCGCGCATCTCGTTCCAGCGCAACACGCCCGAGGGCTGGCAGTCGACCATCCAGCGAATGGCGGCGCTGAACGGCCTCAGCATCGATCCGGCCACCGCGCGCCAGGTGGTCAAATACCTCTCCAATAATCACGGCCTGGCGCCCGAAGAGGCCAAGCCGGCCGCGTGGGAAGCTGAACGGCGGCTGATTGACTTCAAGTACACCGCCAGCGCCGACACCGAGTCCACCTGCATCCGCTGCCACTCGATGGGCCGCGTGATCTCGCAGCGGCGCACCCGCGGCGAGTGGAACCTGCTGATGGCGATGCACCGCGGCTGGTACCCCCTGGTGGATAACCAGGCGTTCCGCCGCAACGGTCCGCCACCACGCGATCCCTCAGCCGATGGCCGTCCGCCAGACCTCCGGCAGCCGGTGGAGAAGGCCGTTGACCATCTCTCTGGTGCGTTCCCGCTCAAGACTCCCGAGTGGACGGCGTGGTCGGCCACCATGCGCGCGGCCCGGCTCGAGGGCACCTGGACGCTGAGCGGTTGGGACGCCGGCAAAGGCGCCATCTTCGGCCGCGTGACGATCAGCGCCGATCCGGCGGCACCCGACGAGTTCACGACCGCCACGACCTACCGCGTCGCCCGCACTGGCGAAACCGTGACGCGCACTGGCCGCGCGCTGGTCTACACCGGCTTCCAGTGGCGCGGCCGCTCGACCACCGCCGCGGGCGCCGATTCGGCCATGCGGGAAGTGATGTTCGTGGATCGCGACTGGCGGCAGCTCGAGGGCCGCTGGTTCACGGGCGGCTACGACGAGGTTGGACTCGACGTGCGACTCGACCGGGTCAACGCCGACCCGCGGGTGCTCGGCACCGACCGCACGGCGCTCAAGCAGGGCGCCACTGGGCAGGAGTTGAAGATTTACGGCGCTAACTTCCCAACCGGGCTCCGCCCGGCGGATATCGATCTCGGCCCCGGCCTCACCGTCACGCGGATCGTCAGCGTCACTCCCGACGTGGCCACCGCCGCCATCGACGTGGCGGCGACCGCCGCCTTGGGCGCGCGTGACCTGTTCGTCGCCGGCGCCTCGAAGCCCAAGGCGCTCGTGGTGTTCGATCGCGTGGACACGATCAAGGTCAAGCCCGACTGGGCCATGGCGCGGGTCGGCGGCACCACGTTTCCGAAGATGCTGGCGCAGTTCGAGGCGTGGGCCTTCCACAATGGCGCTGACGGCCGGCCCGATACGCCCGACGACCTGAGCCTCGGCATGGTCGATGCCGCCTGGAGCATGGAAGAGTTCGCGGCGACCTACGACGATGACGATGTGAAGTTCGTGGGTGCGCTGGATGCGGCGACCGGTCGCTTCACGCCGAACGTCGATGGTCCCAACCCGGCACGCAAGGGCAGCCGCAACAACATTGGCGACGTGTGGGTAGTGGCGACCTACGCCGCCGAGGCCGGTGGCGGAAAGCCGGCGGGCAGCATTCGCGCCAGGGCCCACCTGCTGGTCACCGTGCCGCTGTACATGCGCTTTGACCCGACAGTGGGTGTCCCGTGA